A single window of Colletotrichum higginsianum IMI 349063 chromosome 8, whole genome shotgun sequence DNA harbors:
- a CDS encoding Sugar transporter: MAPNRILKHFNSTLAAAFTVIAISTFNYGFDNAGYSTTQAMDAFQRQFGDQNPTTGKWKLPTGWLALFNSLNYIGFAAGVIIGSLVSARWGRRWCMFAMSAWAVIPATIAVTSNTRKQIMAARILNYIYVGMELAVVPVYQSEIVPSEIRGFAVGSYQFSLMFGTLIVNSVCRGTSTLEGNASWRIPMGLFYVIPVVVMGLIFFIPEKSKSPRWLLTQDRVEEAQVSLKKLRSGTISDAEIDEQFASLQYALKQEVEQGNYMELFKGINLKRTAIVVMMNFLQQATGQAFASTYGAIFIKDIGTVNPFTMTIINAIVNLCMVFVGLYLNDRVGRRPLLLIGAVWQFAAIVTMGSLGTVVDPSFAVKTSIVAMLTVFAAGYVFAWVFDDDSLKSGNIPLTNGQAPLNYVVTTEIPALRLRDASQRTASMVNVLANFLVNFSIPYLLYTPGAGLGSKVGFIFAGILVFALVFTWFCIPECKGKSLEQIDRMFNEGIPLRNFGKYKPEDVFQDSTEDGEKGGVIVMARHEEKA; the protein is encoded by the exons ATGGCGCCGAACAGGATCCTGAAGCACTTCAACAGCACCCTGGCTGCGGCCTTTaccgtcatcgccatctcAACCTTCAACTACGGCTTCGACAATGCGGGCTACTCGACCACGCAGGCCATGGACGCGTTCCAGCGCCAGTTCGGCGACCAGAATCCCACGACCGGCAAGTGGAAACTGCCCACCGGATGGCTGGCGCTCTTCAACAGTCTCAACTACATCGGGTTCGCGGCCggcgtcatcatcggcaGTCTCGTCAGCGCCCGCTGGGGCCGCCGGTGGTGCATGTTCGCAATGAGCGCCTGGGCTGTGATCCCAGCGACGATTGCCGTGACGTCCAACACCCGCAAGCAGATTATGGCCGCTCGTATTCTCAACT ACATTTACGTTGGTATGGAGCTGGCCGTTGTTCCCGTGTACCAGTCCGAGATCGTGCCATCCGAAATCCGCGGCTTCGCCGTCGGATCATACCAATTTAGTCTCATG TTCGGTACGCTCATCGTCAACTCCGTCTGTAGAGGAACTAGCACATTGGAAGGTAACGCCTCCTGGCGGATCCCCATGGGCTTGTTTTACGTGATTCCCGTTGTCGTCATGGGCCTGATCTTCTTCATTCCTGAG AAATCAAAGTCGCCGCGGTGGCTTTTGACCCAGGATAGAGTCGAAGAGGCCCAAGTATCTCTCAAGAAGCTCCGATCCGGAACCATTTCCGACGCCGAAATCGACGAACAATTCGCATCCCTGCAGTACGCGTTAAAGCAGGAAGTCGAGCAAGGAAACTACATGGAATTGTTCAAGGGGATCAACTTGAAGAGAACGGCCATCGTGGTGATGATGAATTTTCTTCAGCAAGCCACGGGACAAGCCTTCGCCTCCACCTACGGAGCCATCTTCATCAAGGACATCGGCACCGTCAACCCCTTCACGATgaccatcatcaacgccatCGTGAACCTGTGCATGGTGTTTGTTGGGCTGTACCTGAACGACCGTGTGGGACGCCG CCCTCTGCTTCTTATCGGAGCCGTCTGGCAGTTTGCAGCCATTGTGACGATGGGTTCTTTAGGCACCGTGGTAGATCCATCGTTTGCGGTCAAGACCAGCATTGTCGCTATGCTGACAGTTTTTGCGGCCGGTTACGTATTTGCATGGGTATTCGATGATGATTCACTGAAATCTGGGAACATCCCACTGACAAATGGCCAGGCGCCTCTCAACTACGTCGTCACGACCGAAATCCCTGCCCTCCGACTCCGCGATGCGTCCCAACGAACGGCCTCCATGGTCAACGTTCTGGCCAACTTCCTAGTCAACTTCAGCATCCCCTATTTGCTCTACACGCCTGGTGCAGGCCTGGGATCTAAAGTTGGGTTCATTTTTGCAGGAATCCTGGTATTCGCGCTCGTCTTCACTTGGTTCTGCATCCCCGAATGCAAGGGCAAGTCCCTCGAGCAGATTGACCGGATGTTCAACGAGGGCATCCCTCTCCGAAATTTCGGCAAATACAAGCCTGAAGACGTATTCCAGGACTCGACAGAGGATGGCGAGAAGGGTGGTGTGATTGTCATGGCACGGCACGAGGAGAAGGCGTAA
- a CDS encoding Nitrate assimilation regulatory protein has product METTGAPSRSLGRPRKGLQICFQCRNRKVRCDSTAGGCENCRRLKFQCSFAVPDQVLDNGTPRTPSSDSSHLRLEKRRVRTACIQCRDKKTKCCGTQPSCRRCSHRGVDCQYPDPSKSSSSSSSKASTSNYHVRSPDRLRDNSERNEDYQNRTINRDISTTASPASSLGFELNANKTIVKQHIDTFFDFVYPIPCYAFVHKATFCQSWAQGTHNPRLLKAMCGLTARYIASGDTARLRQATRWIQESEMQLLMRLSEPSMSDIEALMLTTLDHIIARRFSKMLVSACLAARLAFMMRLNYEDSRLSFLTQERRRRLMWAIFTMETLYSSGRAEFTGCSKDTIHLQLPCNEHSFTLDIPVTTEPLKPSRTQNGTELGLMAYNVRVLDIRDRIQRLSHTITHRQKPLVECITLLKGLVGELDALRRSLPPQFTFDKKNLFLRAYTPQRTPYVMFHTWWHQCQCDMYRFTIPGLREGLPLEELRCLPADFVAYCRNQCLEHALAVANIMATVTEMGRDIFITDPALVMCTFHSARVISRLGSAQFANLPRDVLIAKLKSCSDILETPAELYPTTKLLQGGIFDLIHDAERGSGDSSPLRSSWDTEQPGSDSDASGSQRSGVRGSRHGSVPEVYSKYSVTDEIRKLKFHQDGEETAREYQTSCQDTGSSGNAGVSQQFTMAGVQEENEPQAYAPMPQDITANSFGFSESGFGGTTAPYDVTMTLGFEPSYGECQPDLFLDSFMPLQTDWNMPDPGCY; this is encoded by the exons ATGGAGACAACTGGCGCTCCGTCCCGATCATTGGGTCGGCCCCGGAAAGGACTGCAGATATGTTTCCAGTGCCGTAACCGAAAG GTCCGGTGTGACAGTACAGCTGGAGGTTGCGAGAACTGCCGTCGTCTCAAGTTCCAGTGCTCCTTCGCAGTCCCGGACCAAGTTCTTGATAATGGAACGCCTCGTACGCCAAGCAGCGACTCGAGCCATCTGAGGTTGGAGAAGCGCCGTGTACGCACTGCTTGCATCCAATGTAGGGACAAGAAAACCAAGTGTTGCGGGACGCAGCCTTCATGTCGCCGGTGCTCTCATCGGGGAGTTGACTGTCAATATCCCGACCCGTCCaaatcgtcgtcgtcatcgtcgtcgaaggCTTCAACCTCGAATTACCATGTTCGGTCGCCAGACCGATTGAGAGACAACTCGGAAAGAAACGAAGACTATCAGAATCGGACCATCAACCGCGATATCTCAACTACAGCCTCACCGGCCTCATCACTCGGCTT TGAGCTGAACGCGAACAAGACAATAGTCAAGCAGCACATTGACACGTTCTTCGATTTCGTATATCCGATACCCTGTTATGCCTTTGTTCACAAGGCAACATTCTGCCAAAGCTGGGCGCAAGGCACCCACAACCCTCGCCTTCTGAAGGCAATGTGCGGCCTTACTGCACGCTACATCGCCTCGGGTGACACGGCACGCCTACGACAGGCAACACGGTGGATCCAAGAGTCGGAGATGCAGCTTCTCATGCGGTTGAGCGAGCCCTCCATGTCCGATATCGAGGCTCTGATGCTTACCACGTTGGATCACATCATTGCACGCCGCTTCAGCAAGATGCTAGTGTCAGCATGCCTCGCGGCGAGGTTGGCTTTCATGATGCGGCTCAACTACGAGGATAGCCGTCTGAGTTTCCTCACACAGGAACGGCGCAGACGTCTCATGTGGGCAATCTTCACGATGGAAACGCTTTACTCGAGCGGGAGAGCGGAGTTCACTGGCTGCTCCAAGGACACGATACATCTACAGCTCCCCTGCAATGAGCACTCGTTCACACTAGACATCCCCGTCACGACAGAGCCGTTAAAGCCTTCGAGGACACAAAACGGCACAGAGTTGGGCCTCATGGCTTACAACGTCCGCGTTCTCGACATACGCGACCGAATCCAGAG GTTGTCTCATACTATAACTCACCGACAGAAGCCTCTGGTAGAATGTATTACACTACTTAAGGGGCTCGTCGGCGAATTAGATGCCCTCCGTCGGTCTCTGCCTCCGCAGTTTACTTTTGACAAAAAGAACCTCTTCCTTCGAGCGTATACCCCTCAGCGAACCCCATACGTCATGTTCCATACCTGGTGGCATCAATGTCAGTGTGACATGTATCGATTCACGATACCCGGTCTCCGGGAGGGGCTCCCTCTCGAAGAGCTGCGATGTCTACCTGCAGATTTCGTCGCCTACTGTCGAAACCAGTGCCTCGAGCACGCCCTGGCCGTCGCGAACATCATGGCCACGGTAACCGAGATGGGCAGAGACATCTTCATCACAGATCCGGCCCTCGTGATGTGCACTTTCCACTCCGCCCGTGTCATCTCACGGCTTGGCTCGGCGCAGTTCGCCAACCTACCTAGGGACGTCCTGATAGCCAAGCTCAAGTCGTGCTCGGATATTCTCGAGACCCCCGCCGAGCTCTACCCGACCACGAAGCTCCTGCAGGGCGGAATCTTCGACCTGATTCATGACGCGGAGCGTGGTTCCGGGGACTCGAGCCCCCTGAGATCGAGTTGGGATACGGAACAGCCGGGGTCTGATTCGGATGCGTCTGGATCACAGCGATCCGGTGTCCGGGGCAGCAGGCACGGTTCGGTGCCAGAGGTGTACTCCAAATACAGCGTAACAGATGAGATCCGAAAGCTAAAGTTCCATCAAGATGGTGAAGAAACAGCTCGGGAATACCAGACTAGTTGTCAGGACACTGGAAGCAGTGGTAACGCTGGTGTATCTCAACAGTTCACAATGGCCGGTGTGCAGGAAGAGAATGAGCCGCAGGCGTATGCGCCGATGCCACAGGACATTACAGCAAACAGCTTCGGCTTCTCAGAGTCTGGGTTTGGTGGCACTACAGCACCTTACGATGTGACAATGACGCTGGGATTCGAGCCTAGCTACGGCGAGTGTCAGCCGGATTTGTTTCTTGACTCCTTCATGCCTCTTCAAACCGATTGGAACATGCCCGATCCTGGTTGCTATTGA
- a CDS encoding Beta-glucosidase — protein MRRCQHMVSRDTASAKPPTTTMQPPPKKLVDIDQVIENATLAEKISLLAGSDFWHSTPLPQLDVPAVKCTDGPNGVRGSRFFNPVPALCIPCGSGLGATWNPELIEKAGQLLSKECDAKGAHVWLGPTVNIIRSPLNGRGFESFSEDPHLSGMLAAAIIRGVQSRGTLAALKHFVANDQETDKMSLDVCMSDRALREVYLLPFQIALRDSNPRVVMSSYNKIGGLHVSENPKILQDILRTEWGFNGLIMSDWYGTYSCEAALNAGVDIEMPGPSRYREKEALAAVFSGKVSHHTIDERARKVLQFVNDAASARVAEEETTRDVPEDRILNRRLAGESIVLLKNSEHVLPLRPEDCDEVAVIGPNADLPAACGGGSASLRPYYTSSVLKGIQDSLPATSKVHYEPGVFGHVLLPAFTADHVCTDTGEPGVTIEVFNEPHTVKGRKPFDRVTIPDTTYQLMDYRHPKKEETFFMSMRADFVPKHTDTYEFGLATYGISDLFINDELVIDNSTEQTPGGMFFGKGSAEKRATYEMKAGERYCLRVEAGSASTSKVKGGSLLAIPGGACRLGGCRKINAEEGIQRAVDLAKRCKYTFVVAGFNADLEKEGKDRETMDMPPHVDELIEAVLKVQPNAVVVTQAGNPVSMPWRRNANTLLHSWYGGNEAGNAVADVIFGRINPSGKLPMTFPARLEDNPAFLGFGSDNGKVHYSEDVFVGYKWYEARKMDVAFPFGHGLSYTSFQISDLQVKPSRIEVTVKNTGKVAGAEVVCLYIKYATRSPKSRFARPLRSLMGFTKMFLEPGEGKLATIAIDRYSTAVWDEKRSSWCCEKGTYTASVTAGETSLEGSFQIQKDVFWNGL, from the exons ATGCGCCGCTGCCAGCATATGGTTTCCAGAGACACCGCATCGGCCAAgccccccaccaccaccatgcAGCCTCCACCAAAGAAGCTGGTTGACATCGACCAAGTCATCGAAAACGCCACTCTAGCGGAAAAGATCTCCTTACTTGCCG GCTCCGACTTCTGGCACTCTACCCCCCTTCCCCAGTTGGATGTCCCAGCCGTCAAATGCACAGACGGACCCAACGGCGTCCGGGGCTCGAGGTTCTTCAACCCGGTGCCTGCTCTCTGTATCCCTTGTGGAAGCGGCTTAGGGGCAACCTGGAACCCCGAGCTGATTGAGAAAGCCGGCCAGCTCCTTTCAAAGGAGTGCGACGCTAAGGGAGCTCACGTTTGGCTGGGGCCGACGGTGAACATCATCCGCTCCCCGTTGAACGGCCGGGGATTCGAGTCCTTCTCGGAAGACCCTCACCTGAGTGGgatgctcgccgccgccatcatcagGGGTGTCCAGTCCAGGGGAACACTAGCGGCCCTCAAGCATTTCGTGGCCAATGACCAAGAAACGGACAAGATGTCGCTCGACGTTTGCATGTCGGACAGGGCCCTTCGCGAGGTCTATCTTCTGCCTTTCCAGATCGCCCTGCGTGACAGCAATCCTCGGGTTGTCATGTCTTCTTACAACAAGATCGGGGGTCTACATGTCTCAGAGAACCCCAAGATTCTGCAAGATATTTTGAGAACAGAGTGGGGATTCAATGGCCTCATCATGAGTGATTG GTATGGGACTTACTCATGTGAAGCAGCGCTCAATGCGGGAGTTGACATCGAGATGCCTGGCCCAAGTCGTTACCGGGAAAAGGAGGCCTTGGCTGCTGTATTCTCCGGCAAAGTGAGTCATCATACCATTGATGAACGAGCTCGGAAAGTCTTGCAGTTCGTCAACGATGCGGCTTCGGCCCGTGTTGCAGAAGAGGAGACTACGCGCGATGTCCCCGAAGACAGAATCCTGAACCGTCGCTTGGCTGGTGAGAGCATCGTGTTGCTGAAGAACTCGGAGCACGTCCTCCCGCTACGTCCAGAAGACTGCGACGAGGTGGCCGTCATTGGGCCAAACGCGGATCTGCCGGCGGCTTGCGGGGGGGGAAGTGCCAGTCTTCGGCCTTATTACACCAGCTCTGTGCTCAAGGGGATACAGGATTCATTACCGGCCACAAGCAAAGTACACTACGAGCCCGGGGTGTTTGGCCATGTTCTGCTTCCCGCTTTCACGGCGGATCACGTCTGCACCGATACAGGCGAGCCGGGAGTCACAATCGAGGTCTTCAATGAGCCGCACACAGTCAAGGGCAGAAAGCCGTTCGACCGTGTCACAATACCAGACACCACATATCAACTTATGGACTACAGACATCCCAAGAAAGAAGAGACATTTTTCATGTCGATGCGCGCAGACTTTGTGCCGAAGCACACCGATACCTACGAGTTTGGCTTGGCGACGTACGGAATCAGTGACCTGTTCATCAACGATGAACTGGTCATCGACAACTCGACGGAACAGACCCCCGGCGGTATGTTCTTCGGCAAGGGCTCGGCTGAAAAGCGCGCAACGTACGAAATGAAGGCAGGAGAACGTTATTGCCTCCGTGTTGAGGCTGGCAGCGCCTCGACATCCAAGGTCAAGGGCGGCTCACTCCTGGCCATTCCAGGGGGTGCGTGTCGTCTGGGGGGATGCCGCAAAATAAATGCCGAGGAGGGTATTCAAAGAGCTGTTGACCTGGCCAAGAGGTGCAAGTATACCTTTGTTGTAGCTGGTTTTAAC GCGGActtggagaaggagggcaaggacaGAGAGACGATGGATATGCCCCCACATGTCGACGAACTCATCGAAGCCGTCCTCAAAGTACAGCCCAACGCCGTTGTCGTCACACAAGCAGGAAACCCAGTCAGCATGCCCTGGAGACGCAACGCCAACACGCTGCTCCATAGCTGGtacggcggcaacgaagctggCAATGCAGTAGCAGATGTGATCTTCGGCCGCATCAACCCCAGCGGAAAGCTGCCAATGACCTTCCCTGCACGCCTGGAGGACAACCCTgccttcctcggcttcggcagtGACAACGGCAAGGTGCACTACTCTGAAGACGTGTTTGTTGGTTACAAGTGGTATGAAGCGCGGAAGATGGATGTTGCGTTCCCATTTGG TCATGGACTCAGTTACACCAGTTTCCAGATTTCGGACCTGCAAGTGAAACCAAGTAGAATCGAAGTCACGGTGAAAAACACTGGAAAGGTGGCAGGTGCAGAAGTCGTGTGCTTGTACATCAAGTACGCTACCAGGTCACCAAAGTCGCGATTTGCTCGCCCGCTTCGCTCCCTGATGGGATTCACGAAGATGTTCTTGGAACCGGGCGAGGGGAAACTTGCTACGATAGCGATCGATAGGTACAGCACGGCCGTCTGGGACGAGAAGAGGAGTAGTTGGTGCTGTGAAAAGGGCACTTACACGGCTTCGGTCACGGCAGGGGAAACCAGCCTGGAGGGAAGTTTCCAGATCCAAAAAGACGTTTTCTGGAACGGACTTTGA
- a CDS encoding 3-oxoacyl-[acyl-carrier-protein] reductase: protein MSNVPSSSEPWSLKGKTAIITGGSRGIGSRTAAYFVRKGLSNLAITYVSNKAAANKTLEQCRKLGIKNTIAIQADATDSTVGPRVIKEVLSGLNVTTIDILVNNAVIPNDRTRDLKTLQAEDFNELMVGNVYFPVSLTVAFIEHAPKYGGRVINLSSMAGKTGNPEAFATYGATKAALESFTRSFADSFSLKTGITFNSISVGPTETEALQGAREDYAGEYIKEQIKLITAAPRSGSVDDIAYIIGFLASEEGRWVNGALIPANGGHKMTLALFG, encoded by the coding sequence ATGTCCAACGTACCCTCATCATCGGAGCCTTGGTCGTTGAAGGGAAAGACCGCTATCATCACCGGCGGATCTCGTGGAATCGGCAGCAGGACCGCCGCGTATTTTGTCCGCAAGGGCCTGAGCAACCTTGCCATTACATACGTTTCCAACAAAGCCGCTGCCAACAAGACGCTGGAGCAGTGCCGCAAGCTGGGAATCAAGAACACCATCGCCATCCAGGCAGACGCCACAGACAGCACGGTCGGTCCCAGGGTCATTAAGGAGGTACTGAGCGGGCTGAACGTAACCACgatcgacatcctcgtcaacaacgccgTCATCCCAAATGACAGGACCAGAGACCTCAAGACCCTCCAGGCCGAAGACTTCAACGAGCTGATGGTCGGTAACGTCTACTTCCCCGTCAGCCTCACTGTCGCCTTCATCGAGCACGCACCAAAGTATGGGGGCCGCGTCATCAATCTCTCGAGCATGGCCGGCAAGACAGGCAATCCCGAGGCTTTTGCGACCTACGGCGCCACGAAAGCCGCGCTCGAAAGCTTCACGCGGTCCTTCGCGgactccttctccttgaaAACGGGCATCACCTTCAACAGCATCTCCGTCGGACCCACGGAGACCGAAGCGTTGCAAGGCGCGAGGGAGGATTACGCCGGGGAATACATCAAGGAACAAATCAAGCTCATCACTGCGGCTCCCCGCTCTGGAAGCGTAGACGATATTGCGTACATTATTGGTTTCCTGGCGAGTGAGGAGGGACGATGGGTCAACGGTGCCTTGATCCCCGCCAACGGAGGACACAAGATGACTCTTGCTCTGTTTGGATAA
- a CDS encoding MOSC domain-containing protein, producing MDALTNTTLTEVHVATNPLTTVNAAVVLVVATVTALLFGVRLFRSQAAGDALEISQDQTETIVVIRRKQLYVYPVKGLRGCELQEARVGQHGFVGDRTFSLQKVHRDENDPSEKTYETLLIGRCLQLALFETSVHNVSNEVAVKWHDRETEFDKRAADAKVDTDDEIRFPLSPGLEGLEECEVSLHVSRTKAYDMGDGPASWFSDRLGFETRLVYIGDGSRAVLGSLAPNSRGGLKKAKWTSRLRALVPSLAFREERLVFNDLGHYLVVTEASNSQVSSRLEGGAEMDVRKFRPNIVVKGASAPFAEDFWGELTFEGGVRMPLTSNCYRCQSITVDYDTGKAAADDRGSVWKKLNKDRRVDKGAKYSPVFGRYGFCFGSAVGKTLTVGERARVTVVNPARTTFDWPHLTTFGLGQTEK from the exons ATGGACGCGTTGACGAACACAACCTTAACGGAGGTTCACGTCGCAACCAACCCACTAACGACTGTGAATGCTGCTGTTGTCTTGGTGGTCGCAACAGTCACCGCTTTGCTCTTCGGTGTACGACTTTTCCGATCACAGGCCGCCGGGGACGCATTGGAGATCTCACAG GACCAGACTGAGACGATTGTCGTGATCCGCCGGAAACAGCTCTACGTATATCCAGTCAAGGGGCTCAGGGGCTGCGAGTTGCAAGAAGCACGGGTTGGGCAACACGGCTTCGTCGGAGACCGCACATTTTCACTTCAGAAAGTCCATCGCGACGAGAACGATCCGTCCGAGAAGACGTACGAGACGCTGCTTATAGGCCGCTGCCTCCAACTTGCACTCTTCGAAACCTCGGTCCATAACGTGAGTAACGAGGTGGCGGTGAAGTGGCATGACCGCGAGACGGAGTTCGACAAAAGAGCAGCAGATGCAAAAGTcgacaccgacgacgagatccgATTTCCGCTGTCGCCAGGACTGGAGGGCCTTGAGGAATGCGAAGTAAGCCTGCATGTTAGCCGGACAAAGGCATACGACATGGGCGACGGGCCAGCCTCCTGGTTCTCCGACCGCCTAGGTTTCGAGACACGGTTGGTCTACATTGGCGACGGGTCGCGCGCTGTCCTTGGATCTCTCGCCCCGAACAGCCGAGGAGGACTAAAGAAGGCCAAGTGGACAAGCCGTCTCCGCGCCCTGGTGCCGTCCCTCGCGTTCCGGGAGGAGCGGCTTGTCTTCAACGACCTCGGGCACTACCTCGTGGTCACCGAGGCGAGCAATTCCCAGGTTTCCTCACGTCTCGAGGGCGGTGCCGAGATGGATGTCCGGAAGTTCCGGCCCaacatcgtcgtcaagggcgcGTCCGCGCCGTTCGCGGAGGACTTCTGGGGCGAGCTCACattcgagggcggcgtccgGATGCCACTGACGTCCAACTGCTACCGCTGCCAGAGCATTACCGTCGACTACGACACGGGGAAGGCGGCGGCTGACGATCGGGGCTCCGTGTGGAAGAAGTTGAACAAAGACCGCCGTGTCGATAAAGGTGCCAAGTACAGCCCGGTGTTTGGCCGCTACGGATTCTGCTTTGGGTCAGCAGTCGGGAAGACCTTAACTGTCGGAGAGAGGGCCCGGGTTACTGTCGTCAACCCTGCCAGGACTACTTTCG ACTGGCCTCATTTGACGActttcggcctcggccagacAGAGAAGTGA
- a CDS encoding fungal zinc cluster transcription factor, translating to MVANRSRVVEGSCWPCKKRRIKCDLTKPCCDRCSKIGAHCDFNARRLKWNTRPTTKAPVIYQIATRDGQLAASLASDERRALDYFHHRLWPLLTTAPEPCAAPILQALEHRVVLLATCVIADAHRVLQDGRNSRNLLRLKRLECLAAVRGEIGGAQKDTADKMSLMTLLLAVLLLYFHDGFLECAHASSSCSSSSSTSSTSSTSSHHGGVRAIVDSLGGIQPVLESSHESIHMLLSEFASADLTSIILKGGKPSFPPEIWETIDKRSVWWGRDILGRSSLASVFQETSRLAWYLDAVNTGSEQLSMGIILGFETALSPIYARITDACVDVVQGDSELEGNHAFTLIRAFQHTALIYMYRAVCGLPVSHSLVQHHVLPCLECILEIKQPSKVLNCVIFPLLVAGAHVQSRRHRKAVLGLVHDIRDAVRFASFSSVSDVLNSIWKADDEEVSWFHMFSGFGPDAIVL from the coding sequence ATGGTCGCCAACAGAAGCAGGGTCGTCGAAGGGTCCTGCTGGCCCTGCAAGAAACGCCGCATCAAGTGCGACCTCACCAAGCCGTGTTGTGACCGGTGCTCCAAGATAGGCGCCCATTGCGACTTCAATGCCCGTCGCCTGAAATGGAACACGCGCCCGACGACCAAGGCGCCGGTCATCTACCAGATCGCGACGCGCGACGGgcagctcgccgcctcccttGCGTCCGACGAGAGGCGCGCTCTCGACTACTTCCACCACCGCCTCTGGCCTCTCCTCACGACCGCCCCGGAACCATGCGCCGCCCCGATTCTGCAGGCGCTCGAGCACCGCGTGGTGCTCCTCGCAACGTgcgtcatcgccgacgcccaccGCGTCCTCCAGGACGGGAGGAACAGCCGCAACCTCCTCCGGCTGAAGCGGCTCGAGTGTCTTGCTGCGGTACGGGGAGAGATAGGCGGGGCGCAGAAAGACACGGCGGATAAAATGTCATTGATGACGCTCTTGCTGGCGGTTCTCCTTTTGTACTTCCATGACGGCTTTCTCGAATGCGCACATGCCTCCTcatcctgctcctcctcctcctcaacctctTCAACCTCTTCAACCTCAAGTCATCATGGAGGCGTGCGGGCCATCGTTGACAGTCTCGGAGGTATCCAGCCGGTTCTGGAGTCAAGTCACGAGTCTATCCACATGCTTCTCTCCGAGTTTGCATCGGCGGATCTCACGAGCATCATCCTGAAGGGCGGGAAGCCGTCATTCCCACCGGAGATTTGGGAAACCATAGACAAGAGATCCGTCTGGTGGGGGAGAGATATCCTGGGCCGTTCTTCCCTGGCGTCGGTCTTCCAAGAAACGTCCCGACTGGCATGGTATCTCGATGCAGTGAATACCGGAAGCGAACAGCTTTCGATGGGAATCATCCTTGGTTTCGAGACGGCCTTGTCGCCGATATACGCAAGAATCACGGACGCATGTGTCGATGTTGTCCAAGGGGACTCTGAGCTCGAGGGGAACCATGCATTCACTCTGATCCGCGCATTTCAACACACGGCACTCATTTACATGTATCGAGCTGTATGCGGCCTGCCGGTCTCCCACTCTCTCGTTCAACACCATGTGCTACCATGCTTGGAGTGTATTCTCGAGATCAAGCAGCCGTCAAAGGTTCTCAACTGCGTCATATTCCCTCTACTAGTTGCCGGGGCACACGTGCAGTCCCGAAGACATCGGAAGGCTGTCCTGGGATTAGTGCACGACATTCGAGACGCGGTCCGGTTTGCCTCGTTCAGCTCCGTGAGCGACGTACTCAATTCAATATGGaaagccgacgacgaagaagtgTCTTGGTTTCACATGTTCTCAGGGTTCGGGCCGGACGCCATTGTGTTGTGA